Proteins encoded together in one Maricaulis maris window:
- a CDS encoding NAD(P)-dependent alcohol dehydrogenase — MPQSLGYAAQSADADLATITFERRDPGPDDVLIDITHCGVCHSDLHQARNDWKNTVYPCVPGHEIIGTVAAVGSAVSKFKPGDTVGVGCLVDSCGTCAHCDEGLEQYCDTGATGTYNGRLPDGSHTFGGYSQRVTVKESFVLRIPDALDRAGAAPLLCAGITTYSPLRHWKVGPGQRVGVVGLGGLGHMAVKLAKAMGADVVLFTTSPGKIEDAKRLGASEVVISKERDQMKAQRHRLDFILDTVAASHDLNPYLDCLKVNGSLVLVGVPEEAHPSPSVGRLLSRRRSIAGSAIGGIAETQEMLDFCAEHGIHSDIEMIAMSEINAAYERMLRSDVKYRFVIDMATLA; from the coding sequence ATGCCGCAGTCCCTTGGCTATGCCGCCCAGTCCGCCGACGCCGATCTGGCGACCATCACCTTTGAACGGCGCGACCCGGGTCCGGACGATGTCCTGATCGACATCACCCATTGCGGGGTCTGTCACTCGGACCTCCACCAGGCCCGCAATGACTGGAAAAATACGGTCTATCCCTGCGTGCCCGGCCACGAGATCATCGGGACGGTCGCCGCTGTCGGCAGCGCTGTCAGCAAGTTCAAGCCGGGCGATACGGTCGGTGTCGGCTGCCTTGTCGACAGCTGCGGGACGTGTGCCCACTGTGATGAGGGGCTGGAGCAATACTGCGATACCGGAGCCACGGGGACGTATAATGGCCGCCTGCCCGACGGCAGCCACACCTTCGGGGGCTATTCCCAGCGCGTGACGGTCAAGGAGAGCTTTGTCCTGCGTATCCCGGATGCGCTCGATCGGGCCGGAGCCGCGCCGCTCCTGTGTGCCGGCATCACCACCTATTCGCCGCTCCGGCACTGGAAGGTTGGACCGGGCCAGCGTGTTGGCGTGGTCGGTCTGGGCGGGCTGGGCCACATGGCGGTCAAGCTGGCCAAGGCGATGGGCGCGGACGTCGTGCTGTTCACCACCTCGCCCGGCAAGATCGAGGACGCCAAGCGCCTCGGTGCGTCCGAAGTGGTGATCTCCAAGGAACGCGACCAGATGAAGGCGCAGCGTCACAGGCTCGACTTCATCCTCGACACGGTCGCCGCCTCGCACGACCTCAATCCCTATCTCGACTGCCTGAAGGTCAATGGATCGCTGGTGCTGGTTGGCGTCCCGGAAGAGGCCCACCCGTCACCCTCTGTCGGGCGTCTGCTGTCGCGCCGGCGTTCGATCGCCGGTTCGGCGATCGGCGGCATCGCCGAGACCCAGGAAATGCTCGATTTCTGTGCCGAGCACGGCATCCATTCCGAC
- the pgeF gene encoding peptidoglycan editing factor PgeF, with translation MTLDLIRAPSLDHPGLIHAFTTRGGGTSEGPYASLNLTRSRGDEAARVAENRERVRTALGLDALVFATQVHGKAVVRVDGAPKGDQPAGEGDALITNRPGLGLVCQTADCTPILVFDPENRAIAAIHSGWRGTVQNIAEATVRALGEAYGSRPADLLAAIGPSISAVNYRVGREVVAAFEDTFDVTGGILSPRDPEGGAHLDVGEACRRQLIMAGLDETRIWRSAACTYAEEDRLFSARRSHHQGQSGLFGGQAGILALAPRG, from the coding sequence ATGACGCTTGATCTCATCCGCGCGCCCTCGCTCGATCATCCGGGTCTCATCCATGCCTTCACCACGCGCGGGGGCGGCACCAGTGAAGGCCCCTATGCCTCGCTCAACCTGACGCGTTCGCGCGGTGATGAGGCCGCACGTGTGGCCGAGAATCGGGAGCGGGTTCGTACGGCGCTGGGGCTCGACGCGCTGGTCTTTGCGACCCAGGTGCACGGCAAGGCCGTGGTCCGTGTCGATGGCGCGCCCAAGGGCGATCAGCCGGCGGGCGAGGGCGATGCCCTGATCACCAATCGCCCCGGTCTCGGTCTGGTCTGCCAGACCGCGGATTGCACCCCGATCCTGGTGTTCGATCCCGAGAACCGGGCCATCGCGGCGATCCATTCCGGCTGGCGCGGCACGGTCCAGAATATCGCCGAGGCGACGGTCCGTGCGCTGGGCGAGGCCTATGGCTCGCGCCCGGCTGATTTGCTGGCGGCGATTGGCCCATCAATCTCGGCGGTCAATTACCGGGTCGGCCGGGAAGTCGTCGCGGCCTTCGAGGACACCTTCGATGTCACCGGCGGTATTCTCTCACCGCGTGATCCCGAAGGCGGTGCCCATCTCGATGTCGGCGAAGCCTGCCGTCGTCAGCTGATCATGGCAGGCCTCGACGAGACCCGCATCTGGCGGTCAGCGGCCTGCACCTATGCCGAGGAGGACCGCCTCTTCTCGGCGCGCCGCTCGCATCATCAGGGTCAGAGCGGTTTGTTTGGCGGGCAGGCCGGGATTCTTGCGCTGGCACCGCGAGGCTGA
- a CDS encoding protein adenylyltransferase SelO gives MSISSAYRPDPAFSRLGDSFSDPVDPADFPAAILRFWNDRWDGAVGLDGLDTDGREAHFQRFDPLPENQPVPRAMRYHGHQFRTYNPELGDGRGFLFAQLRDDAGRLLDLATKGSGQTPWSRGGDGRLTLKGAVREVLAAEMLEALGVYTSKAFCVFETGEQLARNDEPSPTRSAVLTRLGHSHLRIGTFQRQAHEGAADRLNQLIDHAIENYYPALGNASDKPAALLEAVVAENARLAASWMAAGFVHGVLNTDNLNLTGESFDYGPWRFLPHYDPGFTAAYFDQSGLYSFGRQSEAVFWALQQLANALAVVADHPGLEDALNTFPALYRAALLEAFLARFGLASAGAEADEILVRSFLAFMEPSGLTWEAPFHDWFCGDASAARAMTGPRAAAYSGDAFEAWRAALAAHEPVCTDRLSHASFQRSDPVTLVIDEVEACWAAIAERDDWSQFNRKIEDIRLAGKGFDLGRDRVGFRP, from the coding sequence ATGAGCATTTCCTCCGCCTACCGGCCCGACCCCGCCTTTTCCCGTCTCGGTGACTCGTTTTCGGATCCGGTGGACCCGGCCGATTTCCCGGCCGCCATCCTGCGCTTCTGGAATGACCGCTGGGACGGCGCGGTGGGTCTCGACGGGCTCGATACGGATGGCCGCGAAGCGCATTTCCAGCGTTTTGATCCGCTGCCCGAGAACCAGCCCGTGCCGCGGGCGATGCGTTATCACGGCCACCAGTTCCGGACCTATAACCCCGAACTCGGCGATGGCCGTGGTTTTCTCTTTGCCCAGCTCCGCGATGATGCCGGTCGCCTGCTCGATCTCGCCACCAAGGGCTCGGGGCAAACGCCCTGGTCACGCGGCGGTGATGGGCGACTGACGCTGAAAGGCGCGGTGCGTGAAGTGCTCGCCGCGGAGATGCTCGAAGCACTTGGCGTCTACACATCCAAGGCGTTCTGCGTCTTCGAGACCGGCGAACAGCTGGCCCGCAATGACGAACCCTCGCCGACCCGGTCGGCGGTCCTGACCCGGCTCGGCCATTCGCACCTGCGGATCGGGACCTTCCAGCGGCAGGCCCATGAGGGGGCAGCCGACCGGCTCAACCAGCTCATCGATCATGCCATCGAAAACTACTATCCGGCCCTTGGCAACGCGTCCGACAAGCCCGCCGCGCTGCTGGAAGCCGTGGTCGCCGAGAATGCCCGTCTGGCCGCCAGCTGGATGGCCGCCGGCTTTGTCCATGGTGTGCTCAATACCGACAATCTCAACCTGACCGGTGAGAGTTTTGACTACGGGCCCTGGCGCTTCCTGCCGCATTATGATCCGGGCTTCACGGCGGCCTATTTCGACCAGTCCGGCCTCTACAGTTTTGGCCGCCAGTCCGAAGCCGTGTTCTGGGCCTTGCAACAGCTGGCGAACGCTCTGGCTGTGGTCGCCGATCATCCTGGTCTCGAGGACGCGCTCAACACCTTCCCCGCCCTCTACCGCGCGGCGCTGCTCGAGGCCTTCCTCGCCCGCTTCGGTCTCGCCTCGGCGGGTGCGGAGGCCGACGAAATCCTGGTGCGCAGCTTTCTCGCTTTCATGGAGCCCTCCGGCCTGACCTGGGAGGCGCCTTTCCATGACTGGTTCTGCGGTGACGCCTCGGCGGCTCGCGCCATGACCGGTCCCAGAGCGGCGGCCTATTCGGGTGACGCCTTCGAGGCCTGGCGCGCGGCCCTGGCGGCACATGAGCCGGTCTGCACCGACCGGCTGTCGCACGCGAGCTTCCAGCGCTCCGACCCGGTCACCCTGGTGATCGACGAGGTCGAGGCCTGCTGGGCGGCGATCGCCGAGCGCGATGACTGGTCGCAATTCAACCGCAAGATTGAGGATATCCGTCTGGCAGGAAAAGGCTTTGATCTGGGCCGTGACCGGGTAGGGTTTCGGCCATGA
- a CDS encoding alpha/beta hydrolase has translation METPTWPEALTKFGMPDPLEPARAAPRMREALRNATPHMDVRPPELAEVRDLDVPGAEGRIAARLYRPNGADAPGPCTFFMHGGGYVIGDLETHDRLCRRLAANSGARVLAVDYRLAPEHLWPAGVEDCLAAFDWLAGPGADEVGALPDRLAVAGDSAGGGLAAILAQSRRTQICFQLLIYPLLQLVDRRKAKPKFIEGHLLSSFTLDQIVRAYLSDPDQASDLTVSPLLNNDLAGLPPAHIIAAELDPLLDEGQAYRDRLTAAGVPVSYAVGKALPHGYFNLTAVLPGARKIVDETAIILGDGLRG, from the coding sequence ATGGAAACGCCCACCTGGCCTGAGGCCCTGACCAAATTCGGCATGCCCGATCCGCTCGAACCCGCGCGCGCCGCGCCGCGCATGCGCGAAGCGCTGCGCAATGCGACGCCGCACATGGATGTCCGCCCGCCGGAACTGGCCGAGGTCCGCGATCTCGACGTGCCGGGCGCCGAAGGCCGGATCGCGGCCCGGCTCTATCGTCCCAACGGGGCGGATGCGCCCGGGCCCTGCACCTTCTTCATGCATGGTGGCGGCTATGTGATCGGTGATCTGGAAACCCATGACCGCCTGTGCCGCCGACTGGCCGCCAATTCGGGCGCGCGCGTGCTGGCTGTCGATTACCGCCTCGCGCCGGAACATCTCTGGCCCGCCGGGGTGGAGGATTGTCTCGCCGCGTTTGACTGGCTTGCCGGCCCGGGCGCGGACGAGGTTGGTGCCCTGCCGGACCGCCTGGCCGTGGCCGGTGATTCCGCCGGTGGCGGGCTGGCCGCCATCCTCGCCCAGTCGAGGCGGACACAGATCTGCTTCCAGCTCCTGATTTACCCGCTCCTTCAACTCGTCGACCGTCGCAAGGCCAAGCCGAAATTCATCGAGGGTCATCTGCTCTCCAGCTTCACGCTGGATCAGATTGTGCGCGCCTATCTGAGTGATCCTGACCAGGCCAGCGACCTGACGGTTTCGCCCCTGCTCAACAATGATCTGGCCGGCCTGCCACCGGCTCACATCATTGCCGCCGAGCTCGATCCGCTGCTGGACGAGGGGCAGGCCTATCGCGACCGCCTGACGGCTGCCGGGGTCCCAGTCAGCTATGCAGTCGGCAAGGCCTTGCCGCACGGATATTTCAATCTGACCGCGGTTCTGCCCGGCGCCCGGAAAATCGTCGACGAGACGGCGATCATCCTGGGTGACGGGCTGCGCGGCTGA
- a CDS encoding IS5 family transposase (programmed frameshift): MKRRRYELTDFEWSIIEPLLPNKPRGVPRVDDRKVLNGIYWRLRTGAPWAEIPERYGPATTCYNRFVRWRKLGVWDRVFNAITAAYDGDIQMIDSSSIRVHQHGANAKKGGQTAPGDAPDARCMGRSRGGLTTKIHALVDANGLPIALKLTPGQAHDGRSATDMLGAMGQGQILLADRAYDSDALRQSLKDRGAWACIKPMPNRVNIPSFSPFLYRYRNLVERFFSKLKHFRAVATRFEKHPENYLALVKLAAIQIWLRFYESVT, from the exons ATGAAGCGTCGCCGTTACGAACTGACCGATTTTGAGTGGTCGATTATTGAGCCGCTCTTGCCGAACAAGCCGCGCGGCGTGCCTCGTGTGGATGATCGCAAGGTGCTCAACGGGATTTACTGGCGTCTGCGCACGGGGGCGCCCTGGGCGGAGATCCCCGAGCGTTACGGTCCGGCGACGACCTGTTACAATCGCTTCGTGCGATGGCGAAAGCTGGGTGTGTGGGATCGCGTTTTTAACGCGATTACCGCCGCTTACGATGGCGATATCCAGATGATCGACAGTTCTTCGATCCGCGTTCACCAGCACGGGGCGAACGCGAAAAAG GGGGGCCAAACCGCCCCGGGAGACGCCCCTGACGCCCGATGCATGGGGCGCTCGCGCGGCGGACTGACCACCAAGATCCACGCCCTGGTTGACGCCAACGGCCTGCCGATTGCCCTCAAGCTTACCCCCGGACAGGCCCATGACGGGCGCAGTGCCACCGACATGCTCGGCGCGATGGGGCAAGGCCAGATCCTGCTCGCCGACCGGGCCTATGATTCCGACGCCTTGCGCCAATCGCTCAAGGATCGCGGTGCCTGGGCCTGCATCAAGCCGATGCCCAACCGCGTCAACATTCCAAGCTTCAGCCCGTTTCTCTATCGATACCGCAATCTCGTCGAGCGCTTCTTCAGCAAACTCAAACACTTCCGGGCCGTCGCCACGCGGTTCGAAAAACACCCCGAAAACTACCTCGCCCTCGTCAAACTCGCCGCAATACAAATCTGGCTTCGGTTTTATGAGTCGGTGACCTAG
- a CDS encoding DUF924 family protein: MSIQDPTIDETLTFWFETAGPARWYAASPAFDARVGRLFARAIETNARIWWESGHPWEDTAFGSFALILQFDQFTRNVWRGSGHAFAHDEIARQIAWQMIWQGFDWAIPDDRRAFVYLPFMHSEEIEDQDLCVELTTERLSGTGTRDHAIKHREVIRQFGRFPYRNDALGRTSTAAEIAYLESGGYAPGRKRA, from the coding sequence ATGAGCATTCAAGATCCCACAATCGACGAAACCCTGACCTTCTGGTTCGAGACCGCCGGACCGGCGCGCTGGTATGCGGCCTCACCGGCCTTTGACGCCCGCGTGGGACGGCTGTTCGCCCGTGCCATCGAGACCAATGCCCGGATCTGGTGGGAGAGCGGCCATCCCTGGGAGGACACAGCGTTTGGCAGTTTTGCGCTGATCCTGCAGTTCGACCAGTTCACCCGCAATGTCTGGCGCGGCTCGGGGCATGCCTTCGCCCATGACGAGATCGCCCGCCAGATCGCCTGGCAGATGATCTGGCAGGGCTTTGACTGGGCGATCCCGGATGACCGTCGGGCCTTCGTCTATCTGCCCTTCATGCATTCCGAGGAGATCGAGGACCAGGACCTGTGCGTCGAACTGACGACCGAGCGCCTGTCCGGCACCGGAACGCGTGACCATGCGATCAAGCATCGCGAAGTGATCCGCCAGTTTGGACGTTTCCCCTATCGCAATGATGCGCTCGGCCGGACGTCGACCGCGGCCGAGATCGCCTATCTCGAGAGTGGCGGCTATGCCCCGGGACGCAAGCGCGCCTGA
- a CDS encoding long-chain-acyl-CoA synthetase: MPPQRPPLLDRRRGAHIVSRNKNVENEKEVGFMGMLGAIAREFNYVTGMLSVLRKIRKVGSGSGLRVPDHIEATVDRFPDRPMAILDDGEISYRAFDAFANKVAHWALDQGLKPGDSVALFMTNRWEYIAFWFGLSKVGVVTSLINNQLTGASLAHCLTIGETRHAIVEGALAEAYDAARPCGIEDVSAWAFDGRIEEARDLDAALNAMSETRPDRSVRADVTPESPVLKMFTSGTTGLPKAALMTHIRALYYLNVFAIVAKARSDDRMMMVLPLYHATGGLCGVGCALSFGGALIIQPRFSASAFWPDVQRHQATLFMYVGELCRFLVNSPEVPEEKGHSLRCAIGNGMRRDVWEAFQARFDIPQIVEFYGSTEGNVGLVNADNHPGAVGRVPNYLKSRFNIDLVKFDLDSEMPIRTTEGRCVPCEPGEVGEAIGRIDPSDARFRFDGYGSKEDTEKKVLRDVYEDGDAWFRTGDLMSRDALGYYYFVDRVGDTFRWKSENVATGEVAEALVFPGIEQANVYGVEVDGHSGRAGMAALVTGDNPIDLVALHAHVHAALPSFARPLFLRLQQQTDTTGTFKFRKVDLVKEGFDPDQVSDPILLDHPGEGRYVPMTAELYAEIQSGTLRV, from the coding sequence TTGCCGCCTCAGCGCCCGCCTCTGCTTGACCGCCGGAGGGGTGCCCATATCGTTTCGCGCAACAAGAATGTTGAGAATGAAAAGGAGGTCGGCTTCATGGGCATGCTGGGCGCCATCGCGCGCGAGTTCAACTATGTGACGGGCATGCTGTCGGTGCTGCGCAAGATCCGCAAGGTCGGATCGGGGTCGGGCCTGCGCGTACCGGATCATATTGAAGCCACCGTGGACCGTTTCCCCGATCGCCCGATGGCCATTCTCGACGATGGCGAGATCAGCTACCGCGCGTTTGACGCCTTCGCCAACAAGGTTGCCCATTGGGCGCTCGACCAGGGCCTCAAGCCGGGCGATTCCGTCGCGCTGTTCATGACAAATCGTTGGGAATACATCGCCTTCTGGTTCGGCCTGTCCAAGGTTGGCGTTGTCACCTCGCTGATCAATAACCAGCTGACCGGCGCTTCGCTGGCGCATTGCCTGACAATTGGCGAGACCCGCCACGCGATCGTCGAGGGTGCGCTGGCGGAGGCCTATGATGCAGCCCGTCCCTGCGGCATTGAGGATGTCTCGGCCTGGGCCTTCGATGGTCGCATCGAAGAGGCGCGGGATCTCGATGCCGCCCTCAATGCGATGAGCGAGACACGTCCGGACCGGTCGGTGCGCGCCGATGTGACGCCGGAATCGCCGGTGCTCAAGATGTTTACCAGCGGCACCACCGGCCTGCCCAAGGCCGCGCTGATGACCCATATCCGCGCGCTCTATTACCTCAATGTTTTCGCGATCGTGGCCAAGGCCCGGTCGGACGACCGGATGATGATGGTCCTGCCGCTCTATCATGCTACCGGCGGGCTTTGCGGCGTCGGCTGTGCCCTGTCCTTCGGCGGTGCGCTGATTATCCAGCCGCGCTTCTCGGCCTCGGCCTTCTGGCCCGATGTGCAGCGCCACCAGGCCACGCTTTTCATGTATGTCGGCGAGCTTTGTCGCTTCCTGGTCAACTCGCCGGAAGTGCCGGAGGAAAAGGGACATAGCCTGCGCTGCGCCATCGGCAACGGCATGCGCCGCGATGTCTGGGAGGCTTTCCAGGCCCGCTTCGACATCCCGCAGATCGTCGAATTCTATGGCTCGACCGAAGGTAATGTCGGTCTGGTCAATGCGGACAATCATCCCGGCGCTGTTGGCCGCGTCCCGAATTATCTCAAGAGCCGCTTCAACATCGATCTGGTCAAGTTCGATCTCGACAGCGAAATGCCGATCCGGACCACCGAGGGGCGCTGTGTGCCCTGCGAACCTGGCGAGGTCGGCGAGGCGATCGGCCGGATCGACCCGTCCGACGCGCGTTTCCGTTTCGACGGTTACGGCTCGAAGGAAGATACCGAGAAGAAGGTGCTGCGCGACGTCTATGAGGACGGCGATGCCTGGTTCCGGACCGGTGATCTCATGTCGCGCGATGCCCTGGGATACTACTATTTCGTCGACCGCGTCGGCGATACCTTCCGCTGGAAATCAGAGAATGTCGCCACCGGTGAAGTCGCCGAGGCCTTGGTCTTTCCGGGGATCGAGCAGGCCAATGTCTATGGCGTCGAGGTCGACGGCCATTCCGGACGCGCCGGCATGGCGGCTCTGGTGACGGGCGACAACCCCATCGACCTCGTGGCGCTGCACGCACATGTTCATGCCGCGCTGCCAAGCTTTGCCCGGCCCCTCTTCCTGCGCCTCCAGCAGCAGACCGATACCACCGGGACCTTCAAATTCCGTAAGGTCGATCTGGTGAAAGAGGGGTTTGACCCAGACCAGGTCTCCGACCCCATCCTGCTCGACCATCCGGGGGAGGGGCGTTATGTGCCGATGACGGCGGAGCTGTACGCCGAGATTCAATCCGGTACCCTGCGCGTATGA
- a CDS encoding DUF417 family protein: MARLFLAVMFLWFGVMNFTAVGTDITGGWIGGHALFSGLVDQAGSAAKTLGLYQIIAGVLVGAPIPSGSFRRIGFAMIGLYAFGALTVLFTNPVWSQAAGGFPAIGSGQGLLKYLAILGLSLWGGSFENSRMFAQRHTDMRMWSQPVMWLGLVLVLGWIGAMKFTAVEAAGIAPLVETSPVLAWLLTLMPLQTVSNLIGMVELITVVGLIGYWFSNTLFRMGLVLAILTFVVTLSFLVTFPGSWAGDQGGFPALGQAGHFLLKDLPLLAVCLALLSETGREGTMRRR, translated from the coding sequence TTGGCCCGCCTTTTTCTGGCGGTGATGTTCCTGTGGTTCGGGGTGATGAACTTCACCGCGGTTGGCACCGACATCACGGGCGGCTGGATTGGTGGCCATGCCCTGTTCTCTGGTCTGGTTGACCAGGCCGGGTCTGCCGCCAAGACGCTTGGGCTTTACCAGATCATCGCCGGCGTACTGGTTGGTGCGCCGATCCCGTCGGGGAGCTTCCGGCGCATCGGCTTCGCCATGATCGGGCTTTATGCCTTCGGCGCCCTGACCGTGCTGTTCACCAATCCGGTCTGGTCGCAGGCGGCTGGAGGGTTCCCGGCCATCGGGTCTGGCCAGGGCCTTCTGAAATACCTCGCCATACTGGGCCTTTCGCTGTGGGGCGGGAGTTTCGAGAATTCGCGCATGTTCGCCCAGCGCCACACCGACATGCGGATGTGGAGCCAGCCGGTCATGTGGCTGGGACTGGTTCTTGTACTGGGCTGGATCGGCGCCATGAAGTTCACGGCGGTCGAGGCAGCGGGGATCGCGCCACTGGTCGAGACCAGCCCGGTCCTGGCCTGGCTGTTGACGCTGATGCCGCTGCAGACCGTGTCCAACCTGATCGGCATGGTGGAATTGATCACCGTGGTCGGTCTGATCGGCTACTGGTTCTCCAACACGCTGTTTCGCATGGGGCTGGTGCTCGCCATCCTTACCTTCGTCGTGACGTTGAGCTTCCTGGTGACGTTCCCGGGAAGCTGGGCCGGCGATCAGGGCGGCTTCCCGGCGCTCGGTCAGGCCGGGCATTTCCTGCTCAAGGACCTGCCGCTGCTCGCCGTTTGCCTTGCCCTGCTGTCGGAGACCGGCCGCGAGGGGACCATGCGTCGCCGCTAG
- a CDS encoding exopolysaccharide biosynthesis protein, whose translation MTDTTSPRGLIGTLELIAEQAPDEGLSLGEFVDALGEQAFGVILFAMALPVCIPFLYGVPQVMALPMMAISAQMAMGRPEPWLPTGFKARQIDKAGLMRMARGGRKWFGWLEALARPRLTGLSGPTAERIVGAVFVLFCASILVPLPMTNSTPGIALVIASLGLLTRDGLLVVAGLVLGALWITLLITLFSLFGAAAVDVFKDFIRSLV comes from the coding sequence ATGACCGACACGACTTCGCCGCGCGGCCTGATCGGGACGCTGGAACTGATCGCCGAGCAGGCGCCGGATGAGGGCCTCAGCCTCGGTGAGTTCGTTGACGCGCTGGGCGAGCAGGCCTTTGGGGTCATTCTCTTCGCCATGGCCCTGCCGGTCTGCATCCCTTTCCTCTACGGCGTACCGCAAGTCATGGCCCTGCCGATGATGGCGATCTCGGCACAAATGGCGATGGGGCGGCCCGAGCCGTGGCTGCCCACCGGTTTCAAGGCGCGCCAGATCGACAAGGCGGGATTGATGCGCATGGCGCGCGGCGGTCGAAAATGGTTCGGCTGGCTCGAGGCGCTGGCCCGTCCGCGCCTGACCGGCCTCTCCGGCCCGACGGCCGAGCGCATTGTCGGGGCAGTTTTCGTGCTCTTCTGCGCCTCCATCCTGGTGCCGCTGCCGATGACAAATTCGACACCGGGGATTGCCCTGGTCATCGCCTCCCTGGGACTTCTGACCCGTGACGGGCTGCTGGTGGTCGCCGGACTGGTGCTGGGCGCGCTCTGGATCACGCTGCTGATAACATTGTTTTCATTGTTCGGGGCCGCCGCGGTCGATGTATTCAAGGACTTCATCCGGTCACTGGTATGA
- a CDS encoding disulfide bond formation protein B — MMRFMNPVLTQFPLTRWPLLLAGGSLLLMLGAWGFEYIGGYEPCALCYDQRHIHMTVIALGLVSGIALILRPSLAKFASWMIFVIAAVLIYSAGFAGWHAGIEYDWWAGPATCTTSGGVPEVDLSCIINGTDCGPIVLCDEAAWTLLGISMAGFNALISAGMAAAAILVGFKGLKS; from the coding sequence ATGATGCGTTTCATGAATCCGGTCCTGACCCAGTTCCCGCTCACGCGCTGGCCGCTCCTGCTGGCCGGTGGCTCGCTGCTGCTGATGCTGGGTGCCTGGGGCTTCGAGTATATCGGCGGCTATGAGCCCTGTGCGCTGTGCTACGATCAGCGCCACATCCACATGACCGTGATCGCGCTCGGCCTGGTTTCGGGCATCGCACTGATCCTGCGCCCGTCACTGGCGAAGTTCGCGTCCTGGATGATCTTCGTCATCGCCGCCGTGCTGATCTACTCGGCCGGCTTTGCCGGCTGGCATGCCGGTATCGAGTATGACTGGTGGGCAGGCCCGGCGACCTGCACGACAAGCGGCGGCGTCCCGGAAGTCGACCTGTCCTGCATCATCAACGGGACCGATTGCGGGCCGATCGTGTTGTGCGACGAGGCGGCCTGGACCCTGCTCGGCATCTCCATGGCCGGCTTCAATGCACTGATCTCGGCCGGCATGGCGGCAGCCGCCATCCTCGTTGGCTTCAAGGGCCTGAAATCATGA
- a CDS encoding demethoxyubiquinone hydroxylase family protein produces MSDATPRFTPPLPGKRNSARRVEEMVRVDHAGEYGAVAIYQGQRAVFKSLPHKARIARQLEEMEADEQHHLDTFDRLIFERNARPTALAPIWSMAGHALGAATALMGEKAAHACTEAVESVIEQHYASQVEELRAMGEDELADLFAKFREEELEHRDLAIEEGAKQAPGYALLSKAIEAGCRVAIKVTERI; encoded by the coding sequence ATGAGCGACGCCACGCCCCGCTTTACCCCGCCCTTGCCCGGCAAGCGCAACAGCGCCCGCCGGGTCGAGGAAATGGTCCGCGTCGATCATGCCGGAGAGTATGGCGCAGTCGCCATCTACCAGGGCCAGCGCGCGGTGTTCAAAAGCCTGCCCCACAAGGCGCGCATCGCCCGCCAATTGGAAGAGATGGAAGCCGACGAGCAGCACCATCTCGACACGTTCGACCGGCTCATCTTCGAGCGCAATGCGCGACCCACCGCACTCGCGCCAATCTGGAGCATGGCCGGTCATGCGCTGGGCGCTGCCACCGCCCTGATGGGCGAAAAAGCCGCCCATGCCTGCACCGAGGCAGTCGAAAGCGTGATCGAGCAGCATTATGCCAGCCAGGTCGAGGAACTCCGCGCCATGGGCGAGGACGAGCTGGCCGACCTGTTCGCGAAATTCCGCGAGGAAGAACTCGAACACCGCGACCTCGCTATTGAGGAAGGTGCCAAGCAAGCGCCGGGCTATGCCCTGCTGTCCAAAGCGATCGAGGCCGGTTGCCGGGTGGCGATCAAGGTGACCGAGCGGATCTGA